AAGATCATATTCGATCTGGTCACTTTGATCATCACAGCATCCACATGGACAGCAGCATAAGAATGTATCAGCCCAAAATTCGCCAACAACGTGTAAATGAACGCACATCCTAGTGCCAGCATGACCTGCTTGGAGAAGCAATCGTTGAACAAACGCACCGAATCGCTCAACAGTGAATGCATCAAAGCAAAATTCCGCATCATTTTGCGATGACGATCGGCCGTCGGACTAGAATCGGCCGAAAGTGTGTCCAAATATTTCTCAATCTGTATGTTCAACACGATAAAACGTCTTCGAATAGTGGAAAGCAGCATGATCGTGTTCGACGTAAGCGTTTGGTAACAGCCGAGTGTCCAACTAAATACGATCACCATGCGTACCACTTGCAACCAGCCAAACTCATTTACTGACGGTGATGTTTGCGACATTATGATTAGAAAAAATATGTGCTGTAAATAGCTAAACACCAGGTACGCAACAGCTCGGAAGTGCTGTACTTGGTAATCCCAACATATATCAAATTGCGCTGAAAGCTGAAAATGTAATATATTCAAAAAGTATACTAATGAGACAGCAGAATATTGTGACCTACCAGAACATCAACTTTGCGAATGACATCGACAAACTTGGCCATTTGAAATCCCTTGATGTAGTTCAACACTATGGTACTCGACACAGTTAGTTGACAAAGCATCAAATATCCAAGAGCGCCAGCAGTGATCAGGGGTGAATCGGTCAAAACTGCTCTACCATgacgaaaattttcaaaaacgcTGTACGAAAACATGCCACACATGAGGAGTCCAATGACAAGCAGCGTGTGGTCGGTGCTAGTTCGCTCATAGGTTTGATCAACAAAATTGGCAGTAATCGTTGAGATGCAAAAAAATCGCGAGACTCTGTACATTGGGAGCAAAGATTGGTAGAAATTATGCACCTGAAACCACCGCATGGCTGCGCGTTACCTGACTAATGAGACCTTCACGTGTACTGATTTGCTTGATATGAGAATCTATTACTCGTTGGATTACTTATGAATTTTTAAATAGAGTAACGATAAGAGCGATTTATTAAACTAGATATGCGTTTATTTTTGTAAGTTGCTTGAGtacacaaaacaaaactttgaaaagctctataaataaaaatgaaatggtctgtgttcgtatccgcataactcgaaaacggcttgaTGGATTATCTTCATTACTTCAGCAGACccgttttttttaactaattttatttgctaattatctaatacatgcattcatctcttagactaggtattccgtgttttcttaacactatcatccttatttgttatgtcacatttttaattataattaatacatttcaattgcctctggcagttaggatttttcctctggttgaattgaaccatgaaggaagaataatgttttaaacttaaattaaacttaacctaatgtaagggtacaaggagctaatcgttgcaatagaagattgcaacgatttttgtctaaaattggaaattataatGTTAGACATTTGTTGCACGAAGGCaatttcagaatcattttcaaaattttattttgaatcatctgaagtgccttctttctggtattgcagcaactagtccatattggcacagcatacaacatggctggtatgaaaatttgtttgtaaatcaaaagtttgttcagaACATCAACCCTGCGAATGACATCGACAAACTTGGCCATTTGAAATCCCTTGATGTAGTTCAGAACTATGGTACTCGACACAGTTAGTTGACAAAGCATCAAATATCCTAGAGCGCCAGCAGTGATCAGGGGTGAATCGGTCAAAACTGCTCtaccatgaaaattttccaaaacgcTGTACGAAAACATGCCACACATTAGGAGTCCAATGACAAGCAGTATGTGGTCGGTGCTAGTTCGCTCATAGGTTTGATCAACAAAATTGGCAGTAATAGTTGAGATGCAAAAAAATCGCGAGGCTCTGTACATTGGGAGCAAAGATTGGTAAAAATTATGCACCTGAAACCACCGCATGGCTGCGCGCTACCTGACTAATGAGACCTTCACGTGTACTGATTTGCTTGGTATGGGAATCTATTACTCGTTGGATTACTTATGAATTTTTAAATAGAGTAACGATAAGAGCGATTTATTAAACTAGATATGCGTTTATTTTTGTAAGTTGCTTGAGtacacaaaacaaaactttgaaaagctctataaataaaaatgaaatggtctgtgttcgtatccgcataactcgaaaacggcttgaTGGATTATCTTCATTACTTCAGCAGACccgttttttttaactaattttatttgctaattatctaatacatgcattcatctcttagactaggtattccgtgttttcttaacactatcatccttatttgttatgtcacatttttaattataattaatacatttcaattgcctctggcagttaggatttttcctctggttgaattgaaccatgaaggaagaataatgttttaaacttaaattaaacttaacctaatgtaagggtacaaggagctaatcgttgcaatagaagattgcaacgatttttgtctaaaattggaaattataatGTTAGACATTTGTTGCACGAAGGCaatttcagaatcattttcaaaattttattttgaatcatctgaagtgccttctttctggtattgcagcaactagtccatattggcacagcatacaacatggctggtatgaaaatttgtttgtaaatcaaaagtttgttcttaagacaaagttttaattttctgtttatgagtggatatagacacttaatatatctgctacatttggcttgaaggccttcaatgtgacttttaaaagttaatttttgatctagcaaaattcctaaatatttagcttcgctagaccaattaattggaaccccattcatagtgacaatatgtctgctagaaggtttcaaataaaaagctctcggcttatgtgggaaaataataagctgagttttggaagcattcggggaaatcttcaatttttgcaagtaagtggagaaaatatccgaacttttttgcaatctactacaaatgacatgaAGGCTTCGCCCGTTGGCTGAAAagcctgtgtcatctgcaaacaaagatttttgacaccctggtggtaaatcaggtaagtcagaagtaaaaatgttatacaatatgggccctaGTATGAATACCAGcttttacaggtaatctatcagatttaggaTTCTGATAGTTTACATGCAGTGAGCTatcgataaataattttgaatcagttCAATAATGTACaggggaaaattaaaattcatcaattttacaatcaaaccttcatgccaaacactgtcaaatgctttctctgtatcaagaagagcaactccagtcgaatatccttcagatttgttgctttttgaagaaagcaaactgattgggcgataactagaagcctcagctcgATTTTTgttcggcttcaaaattggaacaactttggcgtttttccatttatcttcCATTTTCCGATTCCAccgccagcgtgttcgtggccttcaacgaagtcgccggcccctatctggttctctgttgaatattgttttcgctattctttcttccgacattggtactaagtgaccagccccctgaagtctgccatattttatacgattcacaatattttcttctttgtatacttgatacagctcatgattcatgcgtctgcgccatacaccattttctagttttcctccgagtattgtacgcagcacttttcgctcgaaaacccccgaaagctctccggtccgcctcttttaatgtccatgcttcatgtccataaagggccactggtagaatcgaTAATCGGtatgcaaatatttgtcaaaAGACATCTAGTGGAAAATATGTGAACTAATATTTTCCTTCGaaagaaattttagttttgacgtaaactacgtctaaggggaagactcagatgcagggtgtaaaaccgaaatttccaaattcgagaccgtcacgaaattaggatagattttaaacgctaatagcgtctttatctttcgatggattttcgacatttgcttatcaatcgattcaaaaACTcaccagcaatttgccaattctattgatacttttgattatcaacgttaaactattgaaaatgttgtttctttccaaaccgggtgtaAAATTCAGtttcgttcataaatccccaacacggacatcagattgcagtaaggtacgggccttttgatccactgcttcgttttccctgtgtataagaagccccgtgtttcgcgtgcgcgcgtcattttcattctggatgtcacggcaagcggaccagggcgttcagaagcggtcccagtgacaacagCTGTCCcagcggatgaaattttttcggtcggtggtggtggtttCATCCGTGTTCCAACTTCGGCGAATCTGGCAATCGGCGACGTTCGTTGAgtcgaatcatcggatggcggtcgcgcagcccagtggctgctgttaaTAAGGCACATAATTGGCAaataatcggttcttttcaggaccatcattatatttgggaggaaggttaagttgaaataattttcctaaagtgcaaccgttaggaactggaaattttttcggtgaaattttctagcgtaattcggagttaaatgattttagtgattgagaatgttgatattagacgaactttcttcatagaacaaagcataattgtttggcatcggtagcggaatcatagcattagtgccggtccgagcataggctgtcatcggaagattgctacagcaatttattcactaatgtggcgtttgcaacgatttggatgttgtcggcacaacataaaattttcccgcgagactctaattttgtatttttcctgttgatgattgaaaatgaaatcggttccgagatgaactttattcaatgcgcaacgctaacgtcggtagttgaatcccaagcaagtatcggaaggagaccatgcaaacaattgattcgcattatgactgaagaaaattgtatggcgtcagtattgatgtttgctacagatgttttgacgtaaactacgtctaaggggaatactcagatacagggtttaaaacggaaatttccaaattcgagactgtcacaaaaattggtttggtctgttgtggtaaaaactcatggacgattcaaatcaagcccccaactcagcacctaaaaactcatggataagtagaatcatcgtatgttttctgtatgtatgtagaatcccAAGCGCGCGTCAAACagagaagctgcaaatatgtgttcgcatggatgactatctactaaaattaaaAGTCCTTCTCTGAATCGtgatctcgtgattctactaccgacggaaaacaatctgccatcaccaagcaattaagttttactttgatcaaaattcatctcgcctcaagttgtgacttaagagctactttcattgatggtagccaatcgttagtaggggaaattacggctttggcaggttttgttctattattgtcagggggttttctgtaactaattatgctcaaatttggcctaaacattctttgcatatcaaagaatattgtggccaaatttcataaaaaccacggtctgctctccgcaaCATCttgaacgaaatggctcgcgtgcGCGGAAGAGTAATCAATAAAGCAATTCATGTACTGTGAGTTTTGGTGCTTCATGTGACGCCCACCGAAGGATGTCTTTTATTGCCTGGACATTCAGCAGTTTAACTATTTTCCTGCCGTTGGTGTATGTTTACTGGTCAGTAGCACACCGTCAGAGCAGTGCTCAACATCACTTTCAACGGACCAATCCGACAGACGTCACGTTGAAGGACCACCATTATCAGAGATATCATCTAGGTGATTACATTCACCGGCACGCGATGAACATCACTTCAATTGGCTACCAACAGAAACAAACGGCCCTTTTTCAGGGCCACCAAATATTTTGGTAGAAGAAAGATTGTGTTGTGATATGTACTTGATTTTCTGATATTCTGATATGTTTGAGTGGAGTTCACAAAATCTGTGTAAAACCCTGAATTCAAACTGTTGCGCGCATGATTTCGCACAGAATTAATGAACCGCACTCGTCAATTCATCTCAGAATCTTgagaaaaatttcacttttcaccgaTACCAGCCAAATCACCATAGTAAAGAAGTTTTCAGCCATCGActgcgaataaatttattgcaaCGTCTCTCTCCGACAAACTGTGCAGAATGGACCGCGATCTGCtttccgcgacatctcgaacgaaatggctcgcgcgcgccgaagagctgctttcttgtgaTCAATCAAGttaaacctgtagccacgcccctttggtgagcgattcggttacacaatatttgcagtcataccggacaacaaagaggcgggactaatgagccatctttattcattattagaaaactgctttcccccgcgcgcgaggcttttcaattgaaatgtcgtggagagcggtcccagcatcggcagAGTTGCTGAGCGAACTTCAGCCCGTGTGGTGGATCGTGTGGTCGTCGTCGGCATATTTGGGGaatcaatcggttcttttcagggtCACCATTCTACACAAAGGAAGATTAAggcgaattttattcaaagtgaaaattaaccgcttggtgacgccataaagttgcctgccgtccgtagcagaatcacgagcgcgcgtcggaggaagatggcttcagtggcagtgaaattcttattcggttttgttattccagcagcACAATTACGGGCGCGCATCGtaggtgctgcaaatatgtattcgtatGTATGGCGTCAGTTGTTGTCAAGCgaaattttctctcaagattatgatttttcagaatcACCATTTTACACAAAAGAATTAATTTGCCAGCAtttcgacgtaaactacgtctaagaggAAGCCTCGTATACAGGgtgccaaatgaaaatttccaaataggggaccgtcacgaaatcatgtaagatttcaaaagttaatagcgactttatatttcgataaattttcgagattttattatcaatagattcggaaactttccaccaattcgttaattgttttaaaactattgattatcaacgtaaaactattgaaaattttagttctttcacgtCTGGTAAAATATTCAGAACTAACCAACtccgttcatgcatccccaacacggacatcagattgctgtaATGCACGCACCTTTTGGCCCACCGCTTCATTTTGTCATCTTGTGCATAGTCGTGTCTTGCAGCCATTGGCGACCGTCGACGGGTAGTTGTTGCAGTAAATTATTCACAAAGATGACGTATGTAGCAAATAagcggaaaatcattgagtggCTGTCGTCGGTGACAGCAGAATTGTGGAAATGCAATTTCTCCTCATTTTAACTCGCTGTCGACAAACCTGTTCtactaaaaaaattaaacaaattctaTTGAACGCTGCCGATGCTGATGACAACCGCACGATGATTTCAAGCAAAACTGCAAACGCGCGCGTGAGAGCAGCTTTTTTAACTGACTTGAGACGATGGCTGCGCCGGTAGCGGTCCAAGCAACATATGTATGGTCGTCGGTGGTGattgagaaaaatgtttgttctgaaaacagtttaagataatttttggttgaaattcgCTATTGTGTCATGTATACAACCTAATGTTCATATGATATTACGATTCCCATTGCACTaagaggttttacgtagtttacgtcgagcggtcgtgtcttgtacacaacccttctgattttttctttCTATTCAGGCTATCGGAATACGGTATGAAGAGAATTTGAAGAGTTATTTAAGGGGAATTTAAGTTATTATCCACGCACTATCATTACCAAACTACAATCAATTATCATTCACTTAGtggtttcaaaattttgttatcattcaaTCAGATGGGTATACCctgttaggcataagtacgttaggtatAATTGACGTTATTCATAATGTACGCTAGACacaatgtacgttaggcataaaatgacccaaaggatagcctatgacataaaaaaggcagaattatgccaaacgtccattatgcccaaCGCACaatatgcctaacgtccgttatgcctgtcgtccattatgcctaacgtacttatgcgacatttccttatgcctaacgtcgtggACCCCATTACATAAAAACATACATAAAAACGCCgagattatttttttcttttcattggTTCTAAGCCTTTGATGGCATATATGAATCTGAAAAACATCAACAAGGCATCACCATAGCATCAAGGGTCATATTTGCTTGTAGAAAAAAGCAGTTTCGCGTCAAAAGTGAGGTACGTAAGAAGGTACCACTTCGAGGCGATGTTTTTAGAAGTGAAGCGTGATGATAGATTCAAATAGATTGTGCAAAACAGATGCCGCTAGTGTTTTCGACGACGACgatttttcaaatgattttcaCTAAGagctacgtctgtttgtctgtgcctaCAGGGTTTGATCAGCTACTACCTTTAAAATCCACTACGTGAGGCTGCGTCTTACTACGTCATATTTGCGTCCAACCGATTGGGCTGTACCTTCTTttgttttatcactcaaagacaactgtaaaccaggtattacgCGGTATACGGTAAGTATtgctgtgtgtttttttttgtaattgaaattTGTAATTGAAAATTGGACTGATTAGTCTGCCTTctgaaatagttgaaaaatcataattttgTTCCCTTGAGTCCCTTTTCGAAAAAAAGgctaatttttaaacattttttcataGTGACTTATATGAATGAATGCAATTAATGCAcatcaatggaaaaaaaataaaaccaattacctaaagtttttttttagaccTTTTTATGTGATTATTCTCACTATTCTCCTTTATGCACGAGGAAGGCACCATTATCGCTAGATGGATTAATGTGGGATATTTTAGTCCCTtagaaaaaatgaatgaattatgTATTACTTTTCTTTAAATATGGGcggtttttgcatttttatccATTTTCAAGGGTGCctacaaccgaaccacaaaatttTTATAcccaaaaatgtaaattttgcgaaattgccgaaaaaaattcaaaggagTCGCAAGCGAGCATCTACCGACGTCGGGTCCTTTTCAGTTGAGTGTAAAAAACAAAGTTGATTCAACAGTATATACGAGAGATAAATTACCATTTCCCGACCAAATGGTTGTTAAGCATTAATGCAGATATCCTTCTGTCAAAAGGAGAAAAATGTAATAAACTGTGTCGAGTAGACGTGAAAATTAGTTTACGATATTATTACATTCCTTATCGCCATAGTCTTCGCGAAAGTGATCTAAAGCCTATATGATAATTTCTAAAAGTGAAACAACACACTAATAACAGCTTAAGTGTTAGTTACTGAGTGGTTGATCAAATGATCATACACACTACAGTTAAAGTGATGTGCATAGAGAAATCATTTCGACTGTCGGAGTTACAATACTGGTGAAGCGTGCCACTTATATTTACTGGCAAGTTATTTGTATAGACTATTCAACATCGCGAATGACGAAACGAAGCAAATCAAAACGGCAGGCAAGCAGTTCCCCTGAAGAAGCGACTTTGCAGAATACATCCACCAGATCTGCTAAGCTCAAGCAACAACGCACCATGAATGTGCCAAACAATATTGTCCAAATGGACGATGGATCTAATGTTGGATCTCTAACATCATCTGATACAGGCACAGGTAGCTCCATCTTGTCTCTAGCAGATCTTCGTAAACTCATCCAACAAGATATCACAAATGCGACTCATCAAACCATGCAACGCATCGACGGTGTGGCAAGCCGTATTGATGGAGCTATCAGCAAGCTACAATCTGATGTTGAAGAGATGAAGGACTCTCAGCAGttcatttcgaatgaatttgaatCCGTTAAACACACACTCTCTGAGCACGATAACGAAA
The nucleotide sequence above comes from Armigeres subalbatus isolate Guangzhou_Male chromosome 3, GZ_Asu_2, whole genome shotgun sequence. Encoded proteins:
- the LOC134221670 gene encoding putative gustatory receptor 28b — translated: MSQTSPSVNEFGWLQVVRMVIVFSWTLGCYQTLTSNTIMLLSTIRRRFIVLNIQIEKYLDTLSADSSPTADRHRKMMRNFALMHSLLSDSVRLFNDCFSKQVMLALGCAFIYTLLANFGLIHSYAAVHVDAVMIKVTRSNMIFSLYFVLFVFQFVVCCNWLNYECKRCRVTIHKAVCYQRYDIKSFREYKFFSQQLMHHAPVVSSGLFDFDWTPCYTLIGSSTTNLVILLQFDFINLKI